From Dermacentor albipictus isolate Rhodes 1998 colony chromosome 8, USDA_Dalb.pri_finalv2, whole genome shotgun sequence:
ATGAAAGCGAGCATATTTGGCTCATGCTGTCCGGAAGCAGTGTCTCTCGTACAGCGCGATTTACTTAACGGGCTCAAAAAGCATTGCAGGGTCCCTTTAGCGCGAATTCAGACACTCGgtgagataaaaaaaataaacaatagatAAGGCATGCTTACTCGAAGATACGtatgaaaaaaaatcaaatgaTAAGCTGTATCACTGTAGGCACGTTTACGCGCATATATGAGACATTATTACGTCTAGACCATGCCTTCAATAAATGATCTCTTTGCAGTCACGATTCAGTGGCTTGGCGAGTCCTATGAACGTAGCCGTCGAACAATGGAGGAAGCAGGGACCGTCTCGAACCAGGACGCCACCGGTTGGAGCGCCACCCCGCCTAATCCACGTGATCCGCTTCTCGGTGCCGCCGGTAGAGTTTCGGTAGTGAACGTGTACGCCCTTTATGCGAGGCTTCAGGCGATAACTGAACGCCAGCAGGGACACCTCGGCGTCATTGTCCAGTAATGGCGCCCCTGACAGAAGGCACAGGTACTGCAGGCCGGCGATGCGGGAGATGTTTTCCTGGAACGGAACGATGCCCGCAGGAAATTATATTCTTAAATAATTTGGATCTGCAGACATTTAGTAAGGGCGCAAGTGCCTTTATGTCACACTCTTACGGCGAAAAAAAATCATCCAAGGGTCTGAGTCAGAGGCATGTACATGTTTAATCCTTTCTTTTTGGGTGCTAATTATTTTACAATACACGCATTTGGGCTTGTTAGTTCATGACCTGAGCAGATATATCAGGAAATAACAAGATGTGTGtcactcgctttttttttcctgtagtaTTGCGCTGTTTCAGCTCCAGGAACGACGCAACATGCGAGTGCACCAAGGGAAGGCCTGAGCTTAGGTCGTCTTCCCGAAGCAATTTCCGTTGCCCGTATCTAAGCCTTTGATTTCCTTGTTTGCGGTAAACCTTATCAAGGGAAATTAGGTTGTCAGAAATTGTGCTAAACACCGAAAGGATTTGAAGGGAACAAATCGGTTGTGTGTTACTGCAGGAACTTATGGTTGCGATCGGTTGCCTGTTCTGAGCTAAACAACTGGCTCTGGGAAGCATTACTTTTTTATCATTTCTTCTGCCGTTCGAGGGCTACAGTTACCGTTACCGTAATAATATAGTTACCTTGAGCATTTATCTCAAGAAAGATACGCAACCGCAGTGAACATAATCCAGAAGTACTTTcttgcgggctagttggttcgtacAGAACAACTAATGGAAACTAAAGGAAATTGTGCGCATGTCGTGTCAAAGTGGTTACAAAACTGTTGTCGATGTTTGCGCATTTCCgggtagcgcaagctgaacaaatACAACAGAAAGGGACATCGGACTCACACAGATCTGTGCGCGTCAGATGTGCTTTTCTGTTCTCTTTGTTCAGCTTGCTCTACAACAAAATAAATTATGTCATACCAATGTACCCCTGTAGCTATCCTTATCGACAATTGTTAGTTTGTGCACTATCCTACCTCTCCTGCCGCCATTTTTCACGTGTTCTGCGCAGCACGTAACTCACTGGGGAAATGAATAAACGAGGAAATTTCAGTTCCTGCGCCATTCGACACGTTTAGAGCACGGAACCATCCTTCAATATGCTCGTGGCACTGAAAGCACGTAGCGGAAACCCGACTCACCCGTAGACACGCCTCGCCGAAGGGCAGGGCATCGTGCCGAAGCACCAGACAAATCAGCGAGCTGTTTCTGGCGAGCAGGTAACCCAAAGACGGGTAGTCAGGGAGCGACGAATTGGGGCAGTCTGTCAGCCGCACCGAAACCGCTGGACAGGTCTGGATGAACCAAAGGGCGATACGGCCATGCACGTCATTCAGAGTCAGCCTGACAAGCGCATTGTGAAACACGGGGGCCCCGTCTTGCATTTGCGGCATGTCTTCGGGATTGAGGAAGAACTCACCCTCGCAGACGGCGCACCGAACGAAGCTGCCCCTCCTATCTATGCGCACGTCCAGTTCTTTGAAGTCGGGACAGTTTTGCGCCAGACGGCGCAGAGCTGCAGGGCGGCGAAGGCCGCAGGGGGTCGCGGAGAGGGAACGCAGATGCCGCAGTGAGCCGTCCTGGAGCAGTGCCGTCAAGTCAAGGTCGGGGCCGAAGTGGAACGCGCTTATGTTAAGCTCGACTAGTTGCTTGAGCTTGACGGCGATGAAGTCGCGAAGACTGTCGCCATGCGCGGCACCAGCCGTCGCGTAAACGCCATCAGAGGGCTGTGCCGGAAATAGCAGAAGGCAGAGTTGTCGCACGTTCGTCCAGAAGTGTCCAAAGCCGGCCAGGCTAAACCATTCAGGCGTGAAGCCTTCTGTGTGGTGGACGGCAACCAGGACCAGCTGTTGCGGCAAATGGACGGGATTTATGTACCCGACAGCGAGATCTCGGAGTAGAACACAGTTCCACATGTTGCTCGACCTCTGGTAGCTGACGTTGGCGCAGATGGCCGCGCAGTGCGTGAAATGCGACGGTGTGAACGGCAGGCGTTGATTGGATGCTGGCACCTCGGAAGAGAACGTGAATGTTTCCAAATTGACTCCCTGTTCGAGGATGGCGTTACATTCCAGGAGCGCGTTCATGATGTTTCCGCGCACGAAATGAACACGCAGCTCGTCCAGGTAAGGGCAGTAGCTCAGGAGCGCCGAGAGGAGCTTGAAGTTGAGGTCGCCGCTCACTTCGGCGTACATGCGGCAGAGATTGAGTGCGAGGGTGCCTGGCACTTGCGACGCGGTGTGGTGCAGCTGCCTTATTTCCGAGTCCACGTCCGTCTCAGCCACAAGGGAGAACTCAACTTCCTCTAGATACGGAAGCCGGTTTAGCATTAAATCGAGCACGGCGCTCGGCCTGAGCGGGCAGGCGACGCACCGCAGGTATTGGAGTCCCGTACATTTGCCGATGTGTAGAGGCAATTCGCTGGGTTCGAGAAGAATGCAATTTGTGAAGTCCAGTGAGCGGAACGGCTTCTAGCCTCTCGACCAGAGAAGACAGCCCTTGGTGGGCGCGTAGCACCACCATTACTTCGATGTCCCTCTGCCGTGTCTCTTTAGTGGAGGGCTTCACGCTCGGCGAATTGCAGAGGCTCGAGTGGCGCGGCCCGACGAACGGGGAAAGGCGATGGTTCTATTCGAGGGTTACGCACGACTTTTGACAAATGTTGGTTGCGCACATGATACACTACGGGCAAGCAACGTGACGTCACAGAGGTGCGGTGGCGCTGGCGTCACTCCCAAGGCTTGGAGAAGAAATATTTCCTCGAGATTTGCGAAGGCGTGCGTTACCCGGAAGGTGCTCGAACGAGCTTTCCATCTTTACTCCGCAGAGATAATTATTCAAATCGGCGAACAGCTACGAAGAGCAGCAGAAGTGACAAAGCTGTTCGCTCGTTTCACCCTCTTCTGTTTGCCTGTTTGTTCACAGCATGCAGTTACAGATGTATGAACCCGTGGACATGATACCCCGCACGAGATAAGATTTTAGCGAAGGAATGTATGTGTGGCTATAATACACGGGACCCAGCTTGAAGCGATAATCTGTGCACATTTATTGTGCACACAGGTTAGAAGCTTTAGGCGACAGGTTACACTTACGGGTAACCCTTACATATGGTTTACAGGCTATACTTACGTGAAGCTGTCAGTCAGCAAATCGGGCTGAATGAGCATGGCTTGACCGCGCGCCCTTTTACATGAACTCGCATCTGACAGGCCGCGATCAACGGCGGCACGCAGCGTTGTGGCGAGATATCGACGCGTCCGAACTTAACCTCCAGTTCCAGCCAGCAACAGCTTCTAGTTTTATGGGTCTTGTCGTTATGATTAGGTTATGTGCTTGTCTTCGCTTTGTGATGATAGCCTTGCCGTAGCACAGTGCATaaatcgtgacgtcacactgctaCCGCTCAAGTCTAAGCGCTGGGTGCAGCCCTGACCAGTCAGCGTTTACATGCGTGCTGGAAATGGGTCGCAGTGGGTCGACCTCGCGCAGTTGGGccgactcagcccgactcgacgCTCGTTCAGCCCGACCGGGCAGCGTTTGCACGAGCTCGACAGGCCAATTCCAGCCTGACAAGCCGACTTGACCCGCTTCTGTCGGGTGCATGCAAAACGCCCCGCTATATTAGCGCTTGGCAGGGGATGTAACCGGCGCTCCATCGTGCTTAAACGCGCTGCTTCTTTGCTTAACGAAGGACAAATTAAAAACACTCTGACACCAATAACATGATGCGTCAACTCACGGCTAATATTTTTCCTTAGAGCGTGGTGGCTATTGTACGGAAgtcacaagaaaaagaaagaggaagtgAGGTCAACAatattagacaaaaaaaaaagcgagacagATTAAAACAGCTCACCCCTTTCGTCAACACGTGTGCGATCGACGTTCATGTTTTCGGATAAGCGCGGCGTTTGAAATTTCCATGTTTTAAGAATTAATATTCATGGATGGAGCGTTTTCGCTTCTGCCTGTGTGGCGCAGTTTTGCTGCTTTAATAATCTCTTTCTGCGTGTTATCTAATGCACGATAGAACTTCAGAGCCTTCCCGACCGGGGTTATCGTGAGCATGCCGGAAAACTCGATTTAAAAATGAATTTCGTTGGCGAAACCACGATACAAACATGAGGTACCCTGTagtggga
This genomic window contains:
- the LOC139049028 gene encoding uncharacterized protein, with the translated sequence MLNRLPYLEEVEFSLVAETDVDSEIRQLHHTASQVPGTLALNLCRMYAEVSGDLNFKLLSALLSYCPYLDELRVHFVRGNIMNALLECNAILEQGVNLETFTFSSEVPASNQRLPFTPSHFTHCAAICANVSYQRSSNMWNCVLLRDLAVGYINPVHLPQQLVLVAVHHTEGFTPEWFSLAGFGHFWTNVRQLCLLLFPAQPSDGVYATAGAAHGDSLRDFIAVKLKQLVELNISAFHFGPDLDLTALLQDGSLRHLRSLSATPCGLRRPAALRRLAQNCPDFKELDVRIDRRGSFVRCAVCEGEFFLNPEDMPQMQDGAPVFHNALVRLTLNDVHGRIALWFIQTCPAVSVRLTDCPNSSLPDYPSLGYLLARNSSLICLVLRHDALPFGEACLRENISRIAGLQYLCLLSGAPLLDNDAEVSLLAFSYRLKPRIKGVHVHYRNSTGGTEKRITWIRRGGAPTGGVLVRDGPCFLHCSTATFIGLAKPLNRDCKEIIY